From Paenibacillus graminis, a single genomic window includes:
- a CDS encoding MMPL family transporter encodes MAKILYRLGFWSAKNRLKVLLGSITLLVAAAIVALSMGVHFGEETSIPGLASQKTLEVMEKEFPNPQSGLGKTQLVLKAPDNERLSSEAAKQLITAKLKGVAADPEVTSVVSPYDNHSLNADSTIGYATITYAVPGDEVTDQSKDSVNEIAESLRDAGWQAELIGDGYVKMATSSPTEALGVLLALVILAVALGSILTGVLPIVTAGLGLGFGIMLIIIGTSFLDVPSFALSLAGMLGLAVGIDYALFIIARYRQQLAEGYERREAIAIANGTAGSAVVFAGVTVIIALVGFSFVGVPFLTAMGMAGALTVFTAILMTIFVVPAILDLLGGKVKAPAKRAGSKQKPGGHGNLWGRFVTGQPLVAVLLGVALLAIIALPFFHMETGLGNDGHKSPDKTERRAYDLLSEAYGEGYHGPLVLLAETDGGKEAAANLNKVIEEVKTYPNVAMVNPAVTAPSGKVSLITVMPTTGPNDSATIDLVHLIRDKAPEIEQQDHIKIGVTGSTAVNIDITQKLNQALPEFCLIIVGLAFVLLMLVFRSILVPIKAVLGFILSLGATLGFVTYVVQDGHFQKLFGFYAEAPVFNFLPIIVVGVLFGLAMDYEVFLVSRMREEFKKSGDAKKSVLAGIRHSGGVVTAAGLIMVAVFTGFILAEEPMVKVMGLALAFGVLFDAFIVRMLIVPGVMTLLGKSAWYFPKWLDRLLPNLDVEGEGVMEEVEKKQREFTKESNIRLLAKPLE; translated from the coding sequence ATGGCAAAAATATTATACAGACTGGGGTTTTGGTCAGCGAAGAACCGGCTAAAAGTCCTTCTGGGCAGCATTACGCTTTTAGTGGCGGCGGCGATTGTAGCGTTATCGATGGGAGTTCATTTTGGTGAGGAGACTTCCATCCCCGGACTTGCCTCGCAAAAAACACTTGAGGTTATGGAAAAGGAATTTCCAAACCCGCAAAGTGGACTCGGTAAAACCCAACTGGTGCTGAAAGCTCCGGACAATGAAAGGTTATCCTCTGAGGCCGCAAAGCAGCTCATTACCGCCAAACTCAAGGGAGTGGCAGCAGATCCGGAGGTAACATCAGTAGTAAGTCCGTACGATAATCATTCATTGAATGCGGACAGCACCATCGGTTATGCAACAATTACCTACGCGGTACCAGGCGATGAAGTAACAGATCAATCCAAAGATTCAGTTAATGAGATTGCAGAGAGCCTTCGCGATGCCGGCTGGCAGGCTGAATTGATTGGAGACGGCTATGTAAAAATGGCAACCAGCAGCCCCACCGAAGCGCTCGGCGTGCTTCTGGCCCTGGTAATCCTTGCTGTTGCACTTGGTTCCATCCTTACCGGTGTCCTTCCGATTGTGACGGCAGGTTTAGGGCTCGGATTTGGTATTATGCTGATTATCATCGGAACCAGTTTCTTAGACGTTCCTTCGTTTGCTTTATCACTGGCAGGTATGCTTGGATTGGCTGTAGGTATTGACTATGCTTTGTTCATTATCGCCAGATACCGCCAGCAGCTTGCAGAAGGTTATGAGCGGCGGGAAGCGATTGCCATCGCGAACGGAACGGCTGGGAGTGCGGTTGTGTTTGCCGGAGTAACGGTTATTATCGCTCTGGTCGGTTTTTCCTTCGTTGGAGTACCGTTCCTTACGGCTATGGGTATGGCTGGTGCACTTACTGTATTTACCGCAATACTTATGACGATATTCGTTGTACCAGCGATTTTGGACCTGCTGGGGGGCAAGGTTAAAGCGCCTGCCAAGCGGGCAGGAAGCAAGCAGAAGCCGGGAGGCCACGGAAATCTGTGGGGAAGATTCGTTACCGGTCAGCCTTTAGTAGCTGTCCTGCTGGGGGTAGCGCTGCTTGCAATCATTGCTCTGCCGTTCTTCCACATGGAGACAGGTCTTGGAAATGATGGCCATAAATCGCCGGATAAAACCGAACGCCGGGCCTATGATCTCCTTTCCGAAGCCTATGGCGAAGGGTATCATGGACCGTTAGTGCTTTTGGCTGAAACGGACGGCGGGAAAGAGGCTGCGGCCAATCTCAATAAAGTGATTGAGGAAGTAAAAACTTATCCCAACGTCGCGATGGTAAACCCGGCGGTCACCGCGCCTTCCGGAAAAGTATCGCTGATTACGGTTATGCCGACAACAGGCCCCAATGATTCAGCAACTATTGACCTTGTCCATTTAATTCGTGATAAGGCACCCGAAATAGAGCAGCAGGATCATATTAAGATTGGTGTGACCGGCAGCACGGCTGTCAATATCGATATCACGCAGAAGTTGAATCAGGCCCTACCTGAATTCTGCCTAATCATTGTCGGCTTGGCCTTTGTACTCCTTATGCTGGTATTCCGTTCAATTCTGGTTCCGATCAAGGCCGTACTTGGATTTATTCTGTCGCTTGGAGCGACTTTGGGATTTGTTACTTATGTCGTTCAAGACGGCCATTTCCAGAAGTTATTCGGATTCTATGCCGAGGCACCGGTATTTAACTTCTTACCGATCATTGTAGTCGGCGTCCTGTTCGGTCTGGCTATGGACTATGAAGTGTTTTTGGTCAGCCGGATGCGTGAGGAATTCAAGAAGAGCGGAGATGCCAAAAAATCCGTTCTTGCCGGTATCCGCCACAGCGGCGGAGTCGTGACCGCAGCAGGACTCATCATGGTTGCCGTCTTTACCGGATTCATTCTGGCAGAGGAGCCTATGGTTAAGGTCATGGGGCTGGCGCTTGCCTTCGGTGTTCTCTTTGATGCTTTTATCGTCCGGATGCTCATCGTTCCCGGGGTGATGACCTTGCTTGGGAAGTCGGCCTGGTATTTTCCAAAATGGCTGGACCGCCTGCTTCCGAATCTCGACGTGGAAGGTGAGGGAGTGATGGAGGAAGTAGAGAAAAAACAGCGGGAATTTACGAAGGAATCTAACATCAGATTATTGGCTAAGCCATTAGAATAA